The following coding sequences lie in one Arachis ipaensis cultivar K30076 chromosome B05, Araip1.1, whole genome shotgun sequence genomic window:
- the LOC110272156 gene encoding uncharacterized protein LOC110272156, which yields MGESDERKPGLGGRRHRRASSLPSLEIWSSPPIVLEPPSTAAVPAAVKPQLAPPKLLPPLSLRKLTGVAVGCRRSVWFCFELRSRVRGRRGQCCGCQEYQGHLVVLSCIEGSPAARAGIHQGDELVEINGERLDGLDSEAAAQRLRGNAGTTVTVKSTDQKALKKILVAAHDKSQKKVDKAIEDIQKDEGRDTK from the exons ATGGGAGAGAGTGACGAGCGCAAGCCAGGACTGGGAGGGAGAAGGCACCGTCGTGCATCCTCGTTGCCATCGCTGGAGATCTGGTCGTCGCCGCCGATCGTCCTTGAGCCGC CTTCGACCGCCGCCGTTCCTGCCGCCGTCAAGCCTCAGTTAGCACCGCCGAAGCTCCTGCCACCACTGTCGTTGAGGAAGCTCACCGGAGTTGCTGTAGGCTGCCGCCGCTCTGTCTGGTTCTGTTTTGAGTTGCGCAGCCGTGTTCGTGGCCGCCGGGGACAGTGTTGTGGCTGCCAGGAGTACCAA GGACATTTG GTTGTTTTATCCTGCATTGAAGGCAGTCCAGCTGCTCGTGCTGGTATTCATCAAGGGGATGAGTTGGTTGAGATAAATG GGGAGAGGCTTGATGGCCTTGATAGTGAAGCTGCAGCACAGAGGCTTCGAGGGAATGCTGGAACCACTGTTACTGTAAAG AGTACTGACCAGAAAGCTTTGAAGAAGATATTGGTAGCTGCACATGACAAGTCTCAAAAGAAG GTTGATAAAGCTATAGAGGACATACAAAAAGATGAAGGCAGGGATACAAAGTGA
- the LOC107644547 gene encoding pre-rRNA-processing protein ESF2: MEVAEKEENAENEPNGSESKLKDKKKRLLKEAEKADKRGVCYLSRIPPHMDHVKLRLILSQFGDIQRIFLAPEDSTAPVSTKRSRGARDQAFSEGWVEFKNKSLAKRIANMLNGEQIGGKKRSSFYYDLWNIKYLSKFKWDDLTEELALKKAIREQKIALELSAAKRERDLYLSKVDKSRALNAIEERLKKKQKIQQDSGQVAKVIRHFPQTKPITATAKESKPGLSDDILDAVFGGS, translated from the exons ATGGAAGTTGCAGAGAAAGAAGAAAATGCCGAGAATGAACCTAATGGCTCAGAATCAAAAttgaaagataagaagaagagATTGTTGAAGGAAGCAGAGAAGGCGGACAAGCGAGGTGTTTGCTATCTGAGTCGGATCCCCCCTCACATGGACCACGTCAAGCTTCGTCTCATTCTCTCTCAATTCGGAGATATACAACGCATCTTTCTTGCCCCTGAAG ATTCTACTGCTCCAGTCTCAACTAAACGGTCGCGGGGTGCACGAGACCAAGCCTTCTCAGAAGG GTGGGTTGAATTCAAGAATAAAAGTTTAGCAAAGAGGATTGCCAATATGTTGAATGGTGAACAGATAG GGGGAAAGAAGAGGTCATCATTCTACTATGACCTTTGGAATATTAAATACCTAAGTAAATTCAAGTGGGATGATCTCACTGAAGAACTAG CATTAAAGAAAGCTATTCGGGAGCAAAAGATAGCTTTAGAACTTTCTGCTGCCAAGAGAGAGAGGGACTTATATCTTTCCAAAGTCGATAAGTCACGTGCTTTGAATGCAATAGAGGAGAGGCTAAAGAAG AAGCAGAAGATTCAACAGGATTCTGGACAAGTCGCAAAAGTGATTCGCCATTTCCCCCAAACGAAGCCAATAACTGCTACTGCTAAAGAAAGTAAACCTGGACTCTCTGATGATATACTGGATGCT GTATTTGGTGGTTCGTAA
- the LOC107641373 gene encoding alkane hydroxylase MAH1-like, which translates to MAIFLYVSIIASSFCYIYYFFHRRLSCKSPLLIDWPILGMLPKLLWNLYRIHDFITDILKQHGRTGEFMGPWFTNMNYLVTSDPMNVHHIKSKSFDNYVKGSEFREIFQVFGLGIFTTDSETWRYHRSLLLSLFKNRKFEMFLEKTTKKKVECSLIPTLEDVRQHEIEVDLQDVFNRFTFDNICSIVLGYDPNCLSIEFPQVACEKAFNEAEESIFYRHVVPKSVWKLLECLQIGQEKKMSEACKVFDQFIYSCTASKREELRKYNKSQRDEAQVDLLSVLMMMREEEEEKGQGQSQSQSQTLLVNDDKFLRDSAFNLFVAGRDTITSALTWFFWLVATNPLVETKILDEIKENFGSNNDEMKHKVLGIEEVKKLVYLHGALCESLRLFPPIPFERKQPIKSDILPSGHHVNPNTMILLSLYAMGRYEEIWGKDCLEFKPERWISEKGGIIHVPSYKFISFNAGPRTCLGKDLSFMQIKMVAASILCNYHIHVVEGHQAIPNHSIVLLMKDGLKVRITKREGF; encoded by the coding sequence ATGGCCATCTTTCTCTATGTATCAATAATTGCATCATCATTTTGCTACATATATTATTTCTTCCATAGGAGATTATCTTGCAAGAGTCCTCTCCTAATAGATTGGCCTATCCTTGGCATGTTACCAAAATTGTTGTGGAACTTGTATCGGATACATGATTTCATAACCGATATTTTGAAACAACATGGGAGAACCGGTGAATTCATGGGACCTTGGTTCACCAACATGAACTATTTGGTCACTAGTGACCCCATGAATGTTCATCATATAAAGAGCAAGAGTTTTGACAACTATGTCAAGGGCTCCGAATTCCGCGAGATTTTCCAAGTCTTTGGACTTGGAATTTTCACGACGGATTCAGAGACCTGGAGGTACCATAGATCCTTGCTTCTCTCGTTGTTCAAGAATAGAAAATTCGAGATGTTTCTAGAGAAGACAACCAAGAAGAAGGTGGAATGTAGCTTAATTCCCACATTGGAAGATGTGAGACAACATGAGATTGAGGTTGATCTACAAGATGTCTTCAATAGGTTCACATTTGATAATATTTGTTCTATTGTTTTAGGGTATGATCCTAATTGTCTTTCTATTGAGTTCCCTCAAGTTGCATGTGAGAAGGCTTTTAATGAAGCTGAAGAGTCCATATTCTATAGGCATGTTGTTCCAAAGAGTGTTTGGAAGCTTCTAGAATGTCTTCAAATAGGTCAAGAGAAAAAGATGAGTGAAGCTTGCAAGGTGTTTGACCAATTTATTTATTCATGCACAGCATCAAAGAGAGAAGAGCTAAGAAAGTACAACAAAAGTCAAAGAGATGAAGCTCAAGTTGACTTGCTTAgtgttttgatgatgatgagagaagaagaagaagagaagggtcAGGGTCAAAGTCAAAGTCAAAGTCAAACATTATTAGTCAATGATGACAAGTTTTTAAGAGACTCAGCTTTTAATCTTTTTGTGGCTGGAAGAGATACCATAACTTCAGCTCTTACTTGGTTCTTTTGGCTTGTTGCTACAAACCCATTAGTTGAAACCAAAATTCTTGATGAAATCaaagaaaattttggatcaaataaTGATGAAATGAAGCACAAAGTTTTAGGCATAGAAGAGGTGAAAAAGCTAGTTTATCTTCATGGTGCTCTTTGTGAATCTTTGAGGCTATTTCCTCCTATTCCTTTTGAGAGGAAACAACCAATCAAAAGTGACATACTCCCAAGTGGACACCATGTTAATCCAAATACAATGATCTTACTTTCTTTGTACGCAATGGGAAGATATGAAGAGATATGGGGAAAAGATTGCCTGGAGTTCAAGCCAGAGAGATGGATATCTGAAAAAGGAGGAATAATTCATGTgccttcttacaagtttattagttttaatgcGGGGCCAAGAACTTGCTTGGGAAAAGACTTGTCTTTTATGCAAATTAAGATGGTGGCAGCATCCATTTTGTGCAATTATCATATTCATGTGGTGGAAGGTCATCAAGCTATTCCAAAtcattcaattgtgcttctaatGAAGGATGGTTTGAAGGTTAGGATAACCAAAAGAGAAGGTTTTTAG